The nucleotide sequence AGTTGTGAAAATACCCCAGTGCAGGGTGTAATTCTTCAGTCTTCAGCACGGTGGAGGGGTGTTGTGGACAGTGAGATTGTTACCGGAGCTTCCTTCTTTCCGCTTATTCTCCTGGTATGGGATATTGTGTATGTTTTCCATGATTGCCAAGGCAGTGAAGTGGGATGCTGGACTGAGCAGAGCTACTCAGGGAATTTAAGATTTGTCCTGTGGACAAGTGTGCTCTGCTTTTTCTAGTGGGCTAGTAGGGAGAGGTGACAATCATTCATTATGACATCTGGTCAGCTGTCCAAGTTCTTTGGCGGGGCAAAATGAGAGCTGGCATTTGCCCAAACTGTTGCCATTTACTCTCTCGTATTTTATGACCATGTCATGCCCTCACCATGGCACGATACTCTGACTAattgtaaaatgagaataattcTATTTGCCCCTTTAGTAAAGTGCTTGGAGGGCTATAGAGAAAAAGCACTGGGTAAGAGCTGGCTATTATGCCTGTTCTCATAGCTCCCTGCTCCCTTGGCAGCTCATCCGTGCCCCTGGAGCACTACAGGAGGGTGTGTCTTGCATGATTGTCCCCGTGCTGCTAGGCTAGGGAACAAGTCACACCTCATGGTGCAGGGGGCCCTGGTGTCTTCTGTTGTCACTAGTGTCAGGAACACCAGGAGATGTGTGTGCGCAAGGGGGGGGGACCTTTCCGGCCACCAGCTGTGTTTCAGATTGATTTTACCGTGCTTTCCTTGCAGGCTGCAGTAAGATGTTGCTGAGGCCGCAGACAGCAGCAGAGGTCTCTGAGGTTCTCAGGTAATTTACCTCTTTCTTACTGACCCTTGCTACTGAGTGCTTCTGTGTTGCTCTCTGAATTCTCACTGCTCTACTCGAACCGTCTCACATCATTTCACATTGCTACCAGATTTAATCAAGAAGTGAGTCATGTGCACGAATGAGCAAACTCCAGGCTACCCAGGAATGCTCGACCAAGAGAGCTTTCGAACGGTTTGGGAAAGTTCCTAAGGAGCAGTGTGATCCCTGAGAACCACTCCgacccatctgatgaagtgggtgttgcccatgaaagctcatgattcaatatattttgattagtctctaaggtgccagagcCACTGGCTGGTTTGGAAGTTAGACTCACACAGCTCCCCATATGAGAGATTTTACAAACGTTGTGAATGCCAAATGGGAGACATCAGGCTCCTCGTTTCACACTCCTGTGGCCCGAAGTAGAAAATCTTactcaggtgtgtgtgggggcgggcgGGAGGTGTCATTGAgccctaggactggaagggacctcgtgaggtcaTTCGGTCCAacaccctgccctcatggcaggtcccagcactgtctagagcaggggttcccaaacttttcagcatcacgccccatttttgatttttgagaaaccctcagacccccccccccccccccaacagcagcaaaacttgttgaacaaaaaaaaaaagaggaactgactggggctgaaaaacaaatagcagcaaaacttagggggaGAGGATTGAccgggggggctgggtcacctcgcgcccccccagtttgggaacccatggtctagaccatccctgacaggtgtgtgttcaacctgctcttaaatatctccagagatggggattccacaacctccctgggcaatttattccagtgtttgaccaccctgacggaggaatttttccctaatgtccgacctaaacctcccttgctgcagtttaagcccattgcgtcttatcctatcctcaaagaccaaggggaacaatttttctccctcctccttgtgacacccttttagatacctgaaaacccaTCTCATCACTTCTCTGCTCCACCAACCTGATGTATTTGGAAGGAGTGCCGGGGCACAAAGGGACTGCCGCCATCAGGAGGTCACAGCAGGGTCATGCTGAAGGAGAGAAATagccaaaggaaaataaaatgcgAGATGTAAAATAAGCCTGGGGCCAGGTCCCAGGTTCAGTGAGCTTCTCCACATGAAGGACTTGATCCCGTATCTGTTGAAGCCAGCCACAGCCCTGCCATGCGTGTCAGTGTGTGTCGAGTCAAGCCCTAGCTTAGCAGCAGTACCTGGGCTTGCCGCTTGGTGGCACAGACCACTCAAGGGCGAACACAATGGAGTTGCCTGCGAAAGCTCACACTATGTAacatttgttgttagtctctaaggtgctacaggaccactcgttttttacAACGTGTGTGCTCCCTGTACTAGGTGTGGTACAGCGAAGCGTCAAGTGACCTAAAGCCTTCTTCCTTCAAGGTCTGCGTTTATGAAATATTGCCTGGAACACTGCAGCTTTGTGCCCTAACACAACTGGAACGTGCAGGAGTCAGGATGTCTCTTGGCTTGGCAAGAAAAGAACAGCACGTTTTCCTGGTTCAAAAAGGTTTTACAGGGGCATTAGTTACAAGAAGAGAAACTCAAAAGTATTCTAGATAACTCGCTAACCCTTCTCCTGAGATGCAGCCCAGCTACACAAGGACTGATTATGGCACTTGACCTTTTTGAAGGCCTCTTGCTAGCAAACAGCCCTTCCCAACAGTTCCCTCTCTCAGAGCCTGAGCTGGCCTTCTGGTCTCAGTCCTTCTTATTGCTCCACCCGGTAGGTGTGTGAGGAGTTCACTGAGACTGTGCAGTGTTGGAATTAGATTGTATGCCCTGGGGCTTTTTGCTGGGTCTGTCGGGTGCCCTCGTGCACCCGTGCGTCTCTGTAAATGTCATTGGCCGTAGCACGTAGAAGAGGTGACGGAACCACGTACAGTGTACCACGGGGGGAAGAAAGAAATGCTGAAAGCAAGCAAACACCTATGCGATGAGGTGGAAAGAGCACACAGCAAGGTGATGAAGATGTGCTACCAAAGGCAGCCACATCCACAGGGCTCCTAAAAGGGGTGGCCGATTTGGAGTAAAAATATACATCATACAACTGAAATTGCATACAAAGGGATGGTCCTAAATGTATAGTCCTTTATCCACAGGCTGTTGGAAAGTTCCTGGTGTTGTGCCACATTCCGCTCTTGGCACCAGCAAGAGCTGTGTGTTCTCACGCTGCGTTTGAAACTGGCCCTTCCTCTCAATTTCAGCTCTTAGGAGCTGTGTTTCCTGGAAGCCGggcgcttgtgcggctgctcGGGAGAGactccagtgctgcccagctgattagcaggctGCCCACAGCTCgcttttgtttgtactggtggtacacatttgTATGTGCCTCGAGGCAGatacaaaattcattccacactcCGATGGAAACAATCCACACGCGattggaaaagattagcgggaacgtGGGTTTGGAGGGTCACGATTTAGCTTTAATGAGGACAGCTGGTTCGTCCAGCTGCTCACAAGAACAAGTCTCCCGGAGGCAAGTGGGCGTGGCGCTGAGCAGCGAGATCATTGGACGCTGTGTCCCCTTGCAGGTATTGTAACCAGAGGAACTTGGCAGTAACCCCCCAGGGAGGGAACACTGGCCTCGTGGGGGGCAGCGTTCCCGTCTTTGATGAGATCATTCTCTCCACAGCTCTGATGAACCAGGTCATCAGCTTTGACAAGGTGTCTGGTAAATATGCTTTGCCTTTCAGCCCCCTGAGCCTTGCCCCTCCCGAGAGTATGGGAAGGGATCCAGACCAGCAGGGGCTTCCCCCGCGTAGGACTCTTCCGACGggactgggggctggggaggcagaggagcgccTGCGCTCGTCCCAGTATCTCTTTAAGAAATGCAGCTGGGATACTATCTGGAGCTTATCGGAAAAGCCAGGACATGCATGACAGCTGTTTTGAAGAAGGGCTCTGCCGGGTGAATGGCCAGTCTGCACTGGCGCTTGTGGAGGAGAGAAATGGGAAGGGGTGTGCTTGGCCTTGGGGAATGAGAGGGCCATGGGGAGATTTGAACATTTAAGTTCTTAGAAAGTCGAGTCGAGGGGAAATTAAAGGGAGAGAAATATGTGGTGCCCTGTGTTCCAGATACCCACGCAGGCCTGCTCCGGCTGATGTCCGAGTCAGAGTTCCCACAGACGTTAGCAGGAGGGAGACGGATCCCTGGGAAGAGTTATTCCGAGTTTGAATTGTGCCATCGGGGtcgtctgggggcaggggaggtcctCATTGCTTACAGCTGTCCGGCCTCTGCAGGAGTCCCGTTCTGTGTGTCATGCTGTAGCTGATTCTTGTGTTTCAGGGATCCTTGTTTGCCAGGCTGGCTGCATCCTAGAGAGCCTGAACCAGTATCTCGCGGAGCTGGACTTTATCATGCCACTTGACCTTGGAGCAAAGGGCAGCTGCCACATCGGTGGGAATGTGGCCACAAATGCAGGAGGCCTGAGGCTGTTGAGGTACGGCTCTCTCCGAGGGACCGTTCTGGGACTGGAAGTGGTAAGATAGCCTGCTGCCACCCCGTTTGTATGTTCCTCTCCTTCGAGACGCGTACATCGTGTCACCGAGCTGGGGGCGGCTGCCGGCCCGTGGGAGGATGGCATTAGCATTCAGAATGGCCTGGACAAAGTGGACAGCTGGTCAGAGATCAGTGAgaagaagtttaataaagacaagtaCAAATCAAATGGACAACTAACAATGGGGCATAACTAGCTAGTACGGCTGACTAGGGGCTGGAGTGGATCGCCAGCTGCATAGGAGCTGACAGCGGGAGGCATTTGTGGAAAAGGCTAATGTAAtcctggggtgtattaacaggagggTGGTACGGAACACATGGGACATAGGTGGCCTGCTCTGTTGGGCGCTGgcaaggcctcagctggagtagtgtgtccccAGTGGTAGGCCCACGCTCGAAGAGggagagtccagaagagagcaaaaACCGATGAACAGTTTAGATGGCTGGGACTGTGAGGAAGGGTAGAATAACTGGCCATGTTTGGTCTTGAGAagaaaaggctgaggggggaccTGGCAACAGGCTTTGGGTGCCTTACGGGCTCTTACAAAGGAGACTGTGATCACTGCCCCACGCCCGCTGACGGGAGGGCCTCAAGGGATGGGAGTAACCGCAGGGTCAGGTTAGACACTTGGGAACAATTTCTGACTCTTCCGAGTAGCTCAGCACTGCAGAAGGCCCCCAAGAGAGGCGGTGGCGCCCCGGCGTCGAgggttttaagaacaggctggacaCACCTGCGGGGACGGTCTGGATTTACCTGGGcctgcctcagcagagggggctggactggagggCTACTGAGGTGATTTACCCCTACTTTCCAGGGGTGCTGTTGGGTTCTCCAGCTCACTTTTGCCACGCTCCTGAAGTGCTGTTAATACAAGACGGTCCGTGCGTCATTGCTGATAGAGGGATATTTCAGAAGTTAACGCCCCGCCCCCTACTTGAACCCTTCTCTTGCGCCGACCCCACAGGCTGCTAGCTGGCCGCGTAGCTAGGAAGTGGAAATTGTGTTGTCgttcctctgctgacagagatcCTGCCAGTAGCTCGCTCCTAGTGCTGCTCACTGTGGAATTGCcaggccagcagctcctccctgtcCAGCGTCAGGCGTTTTGTGGAACACCCCCTTCTTTGGATTGTATTCCTGACTCTCCCCTGCCGTCCTGCCCTCCTCCTGCTGATCCCTGCAGCATGGGAGTGCTGCTTATTCTGGTTCTACGCTGCTAGGGCTGCCGCTCGCCTGGGACAGTTATGCTGAAGGATTCTTGTGGCTAGTGGCAGAGCACGAACCAGACCTTATTTGCCAATGCAGTATGGCAGCGCACAGAGATGCCCCTTCTGTTTTATTCTGCATGCTCCCGGGGTTCGTGTATCAATAAGGAAGAGAGGAATTTGGTGGCGCAaaatgggcagggcagggaaagctTTGTGGAAGAGGTGAGAGGGCAAAACTTGTGGGTCAGGACAGCAGTCAGAGAAGGGGAAGAATCTAGCGAGGAAGAGCCCAGGCTGTCCGTGGATCAGATGGGATGGATGTATGCAGGGCTCTGTGGATGGCTTTGCAGCAGCTTGCCATCTTCTTGTCTCTTCGCACCAGCTCATCACCTGCGTGTGGTTGTGTAACTGGAAACGAAGGATTTATCGGTTTGTTTCATTTGTCCTCTGTCAGGTCCTGGCTGATGGCTCCCTTCTGAACTGCTTGGCTTCTCTGCGCAAGGATAACACTGGCTATGATTTGAAGCAGCTTTTCATTGGCTCAGAGGGGACGCTGGGGGTCATTACAGCTGTCTCCATCCTCTGTCCGCGGAAACCCAAGTCTGTGAATCTGGCCTTCCTAGGTAGGTGCCATCCCTCCCCCGCAGTGTCCGCGGCCCAGGAGACTCAGCGGAGTGTGTTGCTGGAGATGAAGCTGCCCACTTGGCTCAGGGGCTGGGATTTAATAACTTGGCTGCTGCAGCCAGTAGCTGCTGTGAGCCACCCTCTCGGCTTGATTTGTGTCTAATGGCAGCACACTGCAGAGAGCTGCGTGGGGTCTGGTGAAATACTTGTGGTCACTGGGATGTACAAATCTCGCCTCTCTGCGAAAACAAggggcagtcctgtggcacctagagactaacaaatatcttcGACCCTGAGCTGTCGCGGTTGAAAGCCACCTCCTCGTGATTGTTGGTCTCTAGGGTGCCACGGGGCTGCgcgttgtttttcaagttacagactcacacggctCCCCTCCGAGTCTCTTCTCTGGTATTCCCCAGGGGCCGGTCACCGTGCCGGCTCAGCTCACTCTGCCAGGCAGCACATCAGTCTCAGGTAGAAGAATGGTGGGTGgaagtgggaagggaagggaccaGTGCTTAGCTGGACGGGTTGCATTTTGGCCCCATCCTTCTGGCCCAGACGGGTAAGTGGGGGATAGGAACACGCCCCAGACAGCTTGGTGGGACATAAGGTGTCGTTGGCGTGACAAAGGCCAGTCGGGTGAGAGGTGCTCCTCCACGGGCTGCTCTCACCGTGTAAGCACTGGCAGTGCTCGAGGCAGTCCATTCGTCGGGATTTCCGGGACCCCGGGCACAGCGCGTGGGGCAGGCAGTGCTTTAGCGTGAGCCCTTGTAATTCTCTCCGTGTTGTGTTGTCTGCGGGAAGGCTGCCAGAGTTTCAGTCAGGTCCTTGGAACGTTCACCGCCTGCAAGGGCATGCTGGGAGAGATCCTGTCTGCCTGTGAATTCATGGACGACCTGTGCATGACGCTGGTTGAGAGCCACCTCACGCTGTCCAGACCAGTGACAGGTAGGAGAGTTACCGTGCTGCGCACAGGCGGTTGGTGCTGCGAGCCCAGGCGCTTCGGGGCTCTGTGGTGCTGTGTCATGTTCCAGGGATTTCttttgggaggaggtggggaccAGTGGGCAAAATACTCAGCAGATGGAGAGGAAAGTCCTGCCCAAGGTGAGAAGGGCTCATTAAAGTCTGGACTtccccacactgctcctgccaTGGAGCCCTAGCTTTTTGCCCAGGGCCGGAGAAGTATTCAGCCTGTGTGTTACGCTGTTAAGAGATCGCTCCGGAGATTGCACAGACAGTCTTTCTTAGGGACTGCATCTGGTCCCTTGGAGCAGGAAGGAGACAGCAACCTCCTGCAGAGACTGAgtaaaatccaataatgtcacAGAACTCATCACTGAGCAAACATCCCTACCCCCTAGCTTAGTCGCCCCGAGACATTCAAAGAAACACCAACGAATCAGACTGCTATGCCGGGGGGGTGTTCGTGGCCCCCCTCTCAGCAGTAGCAATTAAATAGCGATTAAAACAAGGGCAGCGTGTGGTGCATCAAGGCTGTCGAGCAGCAGAGAGGGATTCCTTGGAGGGAACCTCCCTGAAAtgcagcaggagagggagggcGTCTTTCCCAGCCTTGGCCTTGGTCTCCGTTGGTGAACTCGCGGGCGCAGAAGGTAAGCGGCATGCCTTGCCGCAGAGGGTGTTTCCCTGCAAATGGAAGGCGTCACTTGCCCTCCAGCACTAAGCAGATACCCTGGCAAGACCCAGAATATTTGCCGAATGTCCAAGCGTGGAGGAAATCGCAGCCATTGTGCTCTGCTGATGCAGCATTGAGTGTGACTGTTCAGGAGGGAGTCTGCCCACATCCCCCGCTCTGGAGGCCTTCCCAGCTGCTTGGGTCCCACCTTGGCCAGCAGAATACCTGTCAAAGAGCTTGGGAAGGCCAGTTATCTCGGCCCTCCCATGTAAAGGGGAGTCCTTGCAGAGAATGTTGCTTTATTTTAACCCAGAGACTTCTCAAGGTGACACCGCTAATCATCTGAATTAAATCCCTTTCGTCTTCTCCTGGCTCTTCTCTTGCTCTGTCCTCCCTCGTTTCCAGGAAGCCCCttttacattttaattgaaaCCTCAGGCTCCAATTCTGCCCATGATGAAGAAAAACTGAACCACTTCTTGGAACATGTCATGGCCTCGGGATTGGTGACAGACGGGACTGTGGCCACAGAGGATAAGAAAATAAAGGTGAGTCCCCCGCCTATGCAAACAGGCAGGGAATCTTCTCTGGTTGGATTTGTTCTTCACGCTGACGAACGTTCACACTCTTTGTTCTGTGGGTTAGGATTTCCCAAGTCACCTGACATCAGGAGGGAAGCTGTAGCTTTTTTTATGGTGAAACACACACCGACAAAGTGACTTGTGACCACCTGGGCTGTTCTCAGATGTTCCTCATGCCCTTCTCTTACCATACGCATGGGGAGGTGCGGAACCTCTTTCTCTCCTGCAGGTTTGCTTGAGCACAAAGTGTAGAGAAATTCCTTGTTTCTTAGCCAGCAAAACAAAACCACAGAGAGACGCGGACTTAGTGGGGCTAGAATAACCCGGTTCCCCTGTGCAAGTGGGAAGATTTGCAATGCTAGGCGTCTCCTTGACCCTCACTTCCTTGGAATATGTTCAGAGGGgcgccgagttagtctgcaactgggAAAACTTATAAAACAgcgagtagtcctgcagcacatAGAGATGAGCAAAACTCGTAGATGGTCTcctgagcttccgtgggcacaacccacttcttccgatgactGGCGTGTTACAAGTCCAGGTCtgattatttattcttggatctggacttctaacacgccagtcatcggaagaagtgggttgtgcccacggaagctcaggagaccatctacgtgttttgttcatctctaaggcgCTGCAGGACTCTTCGTTGTGTTTTACGTTTTTCCTTGGAATACATTAGTGGGGAGTGTAGGGGAAGCTCTTGTGTTGGACTGGACCACCTGTCTGCCTCAGCAGCACGTTGCTCATGTATGGGAAGCACATTTGGGTTACTTATGGTCATTGATTACTTATGGTCCAGGGGCACCCAGGGGCGGTATTAGGCATCAGGGCCCTACCGTGGCGAGCTCTGACCAGCAGATGACCCATGTCGCCGTCCCAAGGAGTTTACAGTTGAAATACAAGATGAGACAACAGAAGCTGCAGCAAACCAGGTGGGGAGCACAAGGAAACGATGCGACGGCCCTAGTCAGCGTGGTAAGCCATGCTCACTGCACGCCAGTGCCTGACCCCGGCAGAGTG is from Pelodiscus sinensis isolate JC-2024 chromosome 10, ASM4963464v1, whole genome shotgun sequence and encodes:
- the D2HGDH gene encoding D-2-hydroxyglutarate dehydrogenase, mitochondrial isoform X1, giving the protein MVSCFVSLRLGWCCGTLPRWRTNVQHRTVATWTSATAQWGLQQKKLAELYCPPVSQPPPRWGSSLLGKRAFSTTSASPQEVMLTSERYGVQRLPFSHLSDGDFAFFESLLPGRVVTDPDELRTFNVDWLQSMRGCSKMLLRPQTAAEVSEVLRYCNQRNLAVTPQGGNTGLVGGSVPVFDEIILSTALMNQVISFDKVSGILVCQAGCILESLNQYLAELDFIMPLDLGAKGSCHIGGNVATNAGGLRLLRYGSLRGTVLGLEVVLADGSLLNCLASLRKDNTGYDLKQLFIGSEGTLGVITAVSILCPRKPKSVNLAFLGCQSFSQVLGTFTACKGMLGEILSACEFMDDLCMTLVESHLTLSRPVTGSPFYILIETSGSNSAHDEEKLNHFLEHVMASGLVTDGTVATEDKKIKALWSLRERITEALTHDGCVYKYDLSLPVERLYDLVTDTRARLGAAAKRVVGYGHLGDGNLHLNVTAESDSRSLRDAIEPFVYEWTARHHGSISAEHGLGFRKKQHIEYSKPRGAVLLMQQLKAMLDTKGILNPYKTLPAAP
- the D2HGDH gene encoding D-2-hydroxyglutarate dehydrogenase, mitochondrial isoform X3, coding for MNQVISFDKVSGILVCQAGCILESLNQYLAELDFIMPLDLGAKGSCHIGGNVATNAGGLRLLRYGSLRGTVLGLEVVLADGSLLNCLASLRKDNTGYDLKQLFIGSEGTLGVITAVSILCPRKPKSVNLAFLGCQSFSQVLGTFTACKGMLGEILSACEFMDDLCMTLVESHLTLSRPVTGSPFYILIETSGSNSAHDEEKLNHFLEHVMASGLVTDGTVATEDKKIKALWSLRERITEALTHDGCVYKYDLSLPVERLYDLVTDTRARLGAAAKRVVGYGHLGDGNLHLNVTAESDSRSLRDAIEPFVYEWTARHHGSISAEHGLGFRKKQHIEYSKPRGAVLLMQQLKAMLDTKGILNPYKTLPAAP
- the D2HGDH gene encoding D-2-hydroxyglutarate dehydrogenase, mitochondrial isoform X4, whose product is MPLDLGAKGSCHIGGNVATNAGGLRLLRYGSLRGTVLGLEVVLADGSLLNCLASLRKDNTGYDLKQLFIGSEGTLGVITAVSILCPRKPKSVNLAFLGCQSFSQVLGTFTACKGMLGEILSACEFMDDLCMTLVESHLTLSRPVTGSPFYILIETSGSNSAHDEEKLNHFLEHVMASGLVTDGTVATEDKKIKALWSLRERITEALTHDGCVYKYDLSLPVERLYDLVTDTRARLGAAAKRVVGYGHLGDGNLHLNVTAESDSRSLRDAIEPFVYEWTARHHGSISAEHGLGFRKKQHIEYSKPRGAVLLMQQLKAMLDTKGILNPYKTLPAAP